The genomic interval TATTGGTATGACTGAGGTTCCCGTAACCGCTCAATCTTCGAATACGAATACAACGATCGGTAACGTTAACAATTTTAGCGCTTCAGTCACACCTATTACTTCACCTGATGGACGTGAGGGGTATAACAATTATGAAAAAAATGAACATATCCATACAGAGACAACAACTACAGGTACCTATTATTATGGAAGAGAACTAGTCAGCGATCCTAGATATAAAGAGCTTGATATTAAGCATCTTTCCATTAATAATGTGTTTTTTCAGACTGAGCTTATACCAAGTGGAACGACAGCTGGACAGTACCCTGATTTTGGTGGATTTGAAGATCGGTTCATAACTGTTGAAATAAACGGTATCTCTCATACCCTTGATAACTTTACTTTAACGAGTTCGACTATAACTTCGAGCTCGATTACAGCTGTTTATGAAAAAGATGGTATTGAAATCGAAAAAATTATGTCGACGGATGGGTCGGCTTTTAAAGCAGAGTTTAAAATTAGAAATCATTCCGGTGTAGATGATAAACAAATCAAATTTAGTGCTGGTTTTAAGCCGGAATACGACGGATCATATAATATTTCATCCTCCAGCGGAGTTCCCACAGGCGTTACTGCTAATCAAACGGAAATACCGAGTTCAGGGACTGTGTTTGAACTATCAAACGATCTTGTGAATTACGATTTTTCATTCCTGAATGGCGGAAGCTACGTTAAGCCAAATTCATTAACAACGGGAAGCGATATTTTGCAATCGTCAAACTCTGGCCCCAATGTTATTACTCCATCATGGGAAACGACGGATCTTGATGATGGCGCTGTTTTGGAATTTGGCATTGTGCTAAATCATTTTAATTTTAAGAAAGATGTTTACCTCGTAACGAATAAAACGACAAGCCAAATTGATTCTATTATTGAAACAGTTACTACGGACATAAAGGATGTAGACTATATTCCGCCTCGACTTGATATTCAAATCGGGGCAAATGAAAATCAAACGATGATTATTCCCCTTTTCAGTGTGAAGCTGGAAGGATTGGGTATTGCCAATATGTCTATTTTACCGCCGGCCATACCTAGTGAATCGCTAGCTCAAGCAGATCATGCCATAGCAAGAGTTACAAACTATAGAACGATTTATGGAGCATTGCAAAATCGATTAGAACACACAGCGAACAACTTAGGAAATTATGCCGAAAATTTAACCGCAGCAGAATCACGAATACGTGATGCTGATATGGCAAAAGAGATGATGGATTTAACCAAATCGCGTATTCTGAATCAAACGGCACAAGCTATGCTTGCTCAGGCTAATCAGAATCCACAGGCTATTTTACATTTGTTCCAGTAACATGAAACCTACCTTTATGGTAGGTTTTTCATGTTGTTAGGGCATCTGCATTTTCGCTATTGGTTGTGGATTGGTTAAATGGCTGCCGCATGGCAGGAGGATTGCTTTTAAGAGGATAAGGCATGGAAGAGCAGCAGTGAAAATAGTTTTCGCATGGATCGAGCGCCAATTTTGTTCATTAGATTTGATAGATGATTTTTGACCGTCTTTTCACTGATCACGCATTTTTCGGAGATCTCGCGATTAGTAAATCCATACACAACGGAAAGGATGAGAATTTCTGATTCACGCTGTGTCAGCCGATAACGAGTTGCAAAACTTTGCATTACAGAATTCAATCTTCGAATTAGAAAATCGTTAACATCTTCATTTTCTATATCGTAATTATTATTAAATATCGCTTCATATGACGGTTTCTTCACTTCATAGGAGAGTTTCACTGTGTATGCTTACCTTCTAGTATTAAGCGGATTGAGAAAAACACACTTAAAATGAGAAGCAAACAACCGATTGCGTTCCATACGATCAAAAGCATTTCTACAAGTCTCCCTTGAACTTTTTTACTCTCACCTGCAGAAAAAAACATTGCCACTCTTAATTGTTTATCCAACTTTTCTCATTATAGATAATACGAAAGGCTTATTCTAGATGAAGAAGATCATTAGAAAATCGCTTTTTCGTCATTTTTCGACTGCTTTTACCTCGAACATATGACTTAAGTCATGTTTATGATAAAATAAATGGTAAATCTATCATCCCA from Paenibacillus sp. FSL K6-3182 carries:
- a CDS encoding flagellin, whose translation is MIINNNPSAINAHNSLKKNNIQTSKASEKLSSGLRINRAADDAAGLAISEKMRAQIRGLDQAHKNVQNGISLIQTAESGYQEITDIIQRQRELIIQGMNDTNTFEDKQKIDQEIQQLKEEINRIATQTEFNTINLLGRDDYQILADRSSHTIEVNTSGPFPPTTIINERTTSFFPIGMTEVPVTAQSSNTNTTIGNVNNFSASVTPITSPDGREGYNNYEKNEHIHTETTTTGTYYYGRELVSDPRYKELDIKHLSINNVFFQTELIPSGTTAGQYPDFGGFEDRFITVEINGISHTLDNFTLTSSTITSSSITAVYEKDGIEIEKIMSTDGSAFKAEFKIRNHSGVDDKQIKFSAGFKPEYDGSYNISSSSGVPTGVTANQTEIPSSGTVFELSNDLVNYDFSFLNGGSYVKPNSLTTGSDILQSSNSGPNVITPSWETTDLDDGAVLEFGIVLNHFNFKKDVYLVTNKTTSQIDSIIETVTTDIKDVDYIPPRLDIQIGANENQTMIIPLFSVKLEGLGIANMSILPPAIPSESLAQADHAIARVTNYRTIYGALQNRLEHTANNLGNYAENLTAAESRIRDADMAKEMMDLTKSRILNQTAQAMLAQANQNPQAILHLFQ
- a CDS encoding LuxR C-terminal-related transcriptional regulator, encoding MKKPSYEAIFNNNYDIENEDVNDFLIRRLNSVMQSFATRYRLTQRESEILILSVVYGFTNREISEKCVISEKTVKNHLSNLMNKIGARSMRKLFSLLLFHALSS